The sequence TGGTGCTGTAATGAGTGTGCCAGCACATGACGAAAGAGATTATCTTTTTGCAACAAAATATAATCTTGCAATAAAAAAGGTGGTTATTAGTGATGAGTTGCCTTACTGTGAAGATGGTGTATTAATTGATAGCGGAGAATTTAGTGGTTTAAGAGGAAAAGAAGCAAGAGAGAGGATTATTACTTTTTTTGAAGAAAAAAAACTTGGTAAAAAAGTGGTTAATTTTAAATTGAGAGACTGGGGAATTTCTCGACAAAGGTATTGGGGTGCACCTATTCCACTTATACATTGTGAGAATTGTGGAATACAAATACAAAAAGAAGAAAATCTTCCCGTGATATTGCCCGATGATGTAGTGATAAATGGTGAGGGGAATCCGCTGGATAAACACATAAAATGGCAAGAAGATATTTGTCCTAAATGTGGAAAGAATGCAAAAAAAGAAACTGATACGATGGATACATTTTTTCAATCTAGTTGGTATTTTTTGAGATATACAACACCTAGTGCTTTATGGAAAAAAGAGCCTTTTAATAAGTCTATGGCGGAATATTGGTTGGGGGTAGATGAATATATTGGTGGTATTGAGCATGCAATTTTACATTTGCTTTATGCAAGGTTTTTTACTAAAGTTTTAAGAGATTTGGGTTATGTGGATTTTAGTGAGCCTTTTTCTAATCTTTTGACACAGGGTATGGTTTTAAAAGATGGAAGAAAAATGAGCAAGTCTTTAGGAAATGTTGTAGAACCTAGTGCTATTATTGAAAAATATGGTGCAGATACTGCAAGGTTATTTGTTTTGTTTGCTGCACCACCATCAAGAGAGTTAGAATGGATAGATTCTGGTGTGGAAGGCGCATATCGTTTTATTAGAAAATTTTATGAAAAAACTGAAATGATTAGTAGGGTTACAGAGATACCAAAAATTTTTGGTAATACTTTAAATAAAGAGGAAAAGTACGCACGCAAAAAAGTTTATGAGACTTTACAAAAATCTCAAGATATTTTTAGTAAAAAACAATCAGGGTTTACACTTAACACATTAATTGCTTCTTGTATGGAAGCCTTTAATGCTTTAAGTGTGCAAAATAATAAAGAAGTTTGGACAGAAGGATATTTTATTTTAAGTAATGTTTTGGAACCTATTATTCCACATGTATGCTGGGAAATTTCAGAAAAATATTTTCAATTTAGCAATTTTAAACCTATTGAGATAGATATAAAAGCACTGGAGAGTGATAGTGTTGTGATAGCAGTTACTGTGAATGGTAAGAAGCGTGCAGAAATTGAAGTGCCAACAAATGCAAAACAAGAAGAGGTTTTAGAAGTTGCAAAACAAGGGATACAAAAGTGGCTTGATGGTGCACAAATTATAAAAGAAATTGTTGTGCCAAATAAGTTGGTAAATTTTGTTGTAAAATGAAAAAATTTTTTCTAGCATTGATTTTATTTTTTATGGGGTGTGGATACTATCCTGTATCGCATTATTCTAAAAAGTCTTTAGGGAATCTTGTTTACGTAGATCTTAGGATAAATCTAGCAAATACAGAGAATTCCGTGGAGTTAAAGGATAATTTAAACAAAGCGATTGTTGCGCGATTTCAACGAAGGTTGGCAGAAAAAGATCAAGCAGATTCTATAATAAATCTATTTTTAAAAACAGCGAGCGATACTTCTATTGCTACAGATACTAATGGTTTTACAACTTTTTATCGCGTAAATGTTGAAATAGTTTTTAATTATGAGAATCGTTTTGGAAAAAAGGGGGAATTTGTAAACACAGCATATTCTGATTATGCGGTATCTCTTGAAGATCCTTTAAT is a genomic window of Helicobacter anatolicus containing:
- the leuS gene encoding leucine--tRNA ligase, coding for MEYQAQSIEKKWQDYWEKEGSFEPLEDMKLKKKYILSMFPYPSGAIHMGHVRNYCIGDVMARHYRKEGYNVLHPIGFDAFGMPAENAAIKRGIHPKGWTYSNIEAMDKELKTLGLSFSKDREFATCDTEYTKWEQKFFIDMWNKGLVYRKKAFLNWCPNDKTVLANEQVNEGRCWRCGTEIIQKEMYQYYIKITDYADELLKDLETLEGHWPNAVLTMQKNWIGKSVGLEFGFKLKRSYDDLEKIEVFTTRADTIFGVTYCAVAPEHPIVEKAFLNLNQEKKDKILAMRKMSARARMMGDKEGVDLDISVIHPITKEEIPVWAANFVLMDYGSGAVMSVPAHDERDYLFATKYNLAIKKVVISDELPYCEDGVLIDSGEFSGLRGKEARERIITFFEEKKLGKKVVNFKLRDWGISRQRYWGAPIPLIHCENCGIQIQKEENLPVILPDDVVINGEGNPLDKHIKWQEDICPKCGKNAKKETDTMDTFFQSSWYFLRYTTPSALWKKEPFNKSMAEYWLGVDEYIGGIEHAILHLLYARFFTKVLRDLGYVDFSEPFSNLLTQGMVLKDGRKMSKSLGNVVEPSAIIEKYGADTARLFVLFAAPPSRELEWIDSGVEGAYRFIRKFYEKTEMISRVTEIPKIFGNTLNKEEKYARKKVYETLQKSQDIFSKKQSGFTLNTLIASCMEAFNALSVQNNKEVWTEGYFILSNVLEPIIPHVCWEISEKYFQFSNFKPIEIDIKALESDSVVIAVTVNGKKRAEIEVPTNAKQEEVLEVAKQGIQKWLDGAQIIKEIVVPNKLVNFVVK
- the lptE gene encoding LPS assembly lipoprotein LptE → MKKFFLALILFFMGCGYYPVSHYSKKSLGNLVYVDLRINLANTENSVELKDNLNKAIVARFQRRLAEKDQADSIINLFLKTASDTSIATDTNGFTTFYRVNVEIVFNYENRFGKKGEFVNTAYSDYAVSLEDPLITYSNRLEAIKEASIQCIDKFLAQMAYEGR